Proteins found in one Amphiura filiformis chromosome 14, Afil_fr2py, whole genome shotgun sequence genomic segment:
- the LOC140169777 gene encoding sodium-coupled monocarboxylate transporter 1-like produces MLGLGIVLSGACMAGLVMYAQYPGCDPYTAGWVNATDQLVPYLVMDILGDFPGLPGLFVAAMFSGALSTVSSGLNSLAAVVAEDVVKPFFNPSETKYTWITKGLALAYGVLSILMAYVAAAMGDVLSAALTIFGMIGGPLLGLFTLAMFFPWCNSTGAAIGLLAGLGSLSGLVSVLL; encoded by the exons ATGCTTGGTTTGGGAATCGTATTATCTGGTGCGTGCATGGCAGGCTTAGTCATGTACGCACAATATCCTGGATGTGATCCCTACACAGCAGGATGGGTCAACGCAACAGATCAG CTTGTTCCGTACCTAGTGATGGATATTTTAGGCGATTTTCCAGGACTACCAGGACTTTTTGTCGCTGCAATGTTCAGTGGTGCACTCAG TACGGTGTCATCGGGTCTTAATTCTCTGGCCGCGGTAGTAGCAGAAGACGTTGTGAAGCCGTTCTTTAATCCTAGTGAAACGAAGTATACCTGGATCACCAAGGGGCTTG CCTTGGCTTATGGTGTTCTTTCTATTTTGATGGCTTATGTTGCTGCTGCTATGGGAGACGTGTTGTCC GCTGCTCTTACTATATTTGGTATGATTGGCGGCCCTCTGCTGGGGTTGTTTACATTAGCCATGTTTTTCCCATGGTGCAATTCAACT GGTGCTGCCATTGGTTTGCTTGCAGGTCTCGGTTCTCTTTCTGGGTTGGTATCGGTGCTATTATGA